Proteins found in one Gigantopelta aegis isolate Gae_Host chromosome 12, Gae_host_genome, whole genome shotgun sequence genomic segment:
- the LOC121386945 gene encoding conodipine-P2-like: MLKEALLFLIVSLAVVVITEARGRCDRNGADGCSIPGKLPFFYKKRFKAACNKHDICYYCGSARHVSRKSCDSYFLSNMKKTCNCLTPFCNRTAWVYYLAVRAGGHKYFQNQSAWFCNQSWVPSCMK; the protein is encoded by the exons ATGTTGAAAGAAGCGCTGTTGTTTCTTATCGTGTCTCTGGCTGTAGTTGTTATAACGGAAGCACGTGGCCGGTGCGACCGCAATGGAGCAGACGGATGTAGCATCCCCGGTAAACTCCCCTTTTTCTACAAGAAACGGTTTAAGGCAGCATGTAACAAACACGACATCTGTTACTACTGT GGTAGCGCTCGACACGTCAGCCGGAAGTCGTGCGACAGTTACTTCCTGTCCAACATGAAGAAGACGTGCAACTGCCTGACGCCATTTTGTAATCGTACTGCCTGGGTCTACTACCTCGCCGTTAGGGCCGGCGGTCACAAGTACTTCCAAAATCAGTCGGCGTGGTTTTGCAACCAGAGTTGGGTTCCCAGTTGCATGAAATAG